Proteins from one Parasteatoda tepidariorum isolate YZ-2023 chromosome 4, CAS_Ptep_4.0, whole genome shotgun sequence genomic window:
- the LOC107444019 gene encoding astacin-like metalloprotease toxin 5, protein MKMLFPKIVAIFLSLFCRSFGFPSPHLGNLPLENPDLLGGDILGIPDFDRSATVHPEYLWPNGVVPYVEDPSLRETVFFLRLEGAIEQYEKNTCIRFIKRTTEKDYLRLFPGEGCYSHVGRTGGAQPLSLGHGCGFTATIVHELGHAIGFFHEQNRSDRDDYLVIYWKNIKEGLEDQFFKLKPEENQLLTEFDYDSIMLYGSYTFSKDRKNLKTMEGKGGRLLPEVVVKYNLSKTDIKRINMLYKCK, encoded by the exons ATGAAAATGCTCTTTCCAAAAATAGTGGCgattttcttatctttattcTGTAGAAGTTTTGGATTTCCATCCC CGCATCTTGGAAACCTACCTTTGGAAAATCCAGATTTGTTGGGTGGTGATATCCTTGGAATTCCAGACTTC GATAGAAGCGCTACTGTACATCCTGAATATTTGTGGCCAAATGGCGTTGTGCCATATGTTGAAGATCCAAGTCTGAGAGAAACAGTgt TTTTTCTGAGATTGGAAGGTGCAATTGAACAATATGAGAAAAATACCTGCATTCGTTTTATTAAACGAACAACTGAGAAAGATTATCTAAGACTATTCCCTGGAGAAGG ATGTTATTCTCACGTTGGAAGAACAGGTGGTGCTCAGCCTCTTTCTCTCGGTCATGGATGTGGCTTTACGGCAACCATTGTTCATGAACTAGGACATGCTATAGGATTTTTCCACGAACAGAACAGATCTGATAGAGATGACTATCTAGTCATAtactggaaaaatattaaagaag GACTCGAagatcaatttttcaaactaaaaccTGAAGAGAATCAGTTGCTGACCGAGTTTGATTACGATTCCATCATGTTGTATGGTTCGTACACTTTCTCCAAAGACCGTAAGAATCTGAAGACAATGGAAGGAAAAGGAGGAAGATTATTACCAGAAGTTGTCGTCAAGTATAATCTAAGCAAGACTGAcatcaaaagaataaacatGTTGTACAAGTGCAAATAA